The following DNA comes from Mastomys coucha isolate ucsf_1 unplaced genomic scaffold, UCSF_Mcou_1 pScaffold11, whole genome shotgun sequence.
CTCCAGCTAGAGATGACCTTTGTCTTTATCTAAAAACACTAAAATCTGCATGGACAGGTTTTGGTTTAAATAGgtcctcactgagactcctctGAGTCTCTGTTTTTACTTCCATGGAGTGTCCTGCTAGCTCATCAGGAAAAGGTGTGTGGTCCCTAATCAGGACAGAGTGTGAGAGGCTGCTGCTACCTGGCCTGTCACCAGCCTGCGATCCCTGAGGAAATTTTCTTAACATCAGCCATCAGCCATCTACTTCTCAGAATCTTAGTCTGAGACATAAGAGATGGAGTCCAGTGCTTTTCTCCCAGAAGGGAACTTTAGTCAGGGAGGGTGGTTGCATCGTGAGTAGCGCCTTTTGGAGAATCCTGTGCCAACCGGAAGTGGACCAAACTGCAACCAGGATCAGCGTCATGTCTTAACCAAGCAGCTGGCAGCACCTGACAGCTTAGTGGCCAGGTACTACTGTTGGCAAAAGGCAGGAAGCATTGTTTTATGTCATAGCAACTAGGCTGTTTCATTGTCTTTTTATGGGGTCAAATATGAAAACCTTGCAGTTTTCTGTAGAGAGGGAGGAATAactctcctcctctctcaccGCTTCCCCCAATGCAAACCCAGCTGCTCATCCGCTTATTCAGTGAAGATAGATGCTTCATCCCTGGGTCACAGGTCACCCTGGCAGTGGTgagggcagagcagaggcaggtggcccTCTGGGCTCCCCGGCTGACACGGGGCACTGGGGCATCTTTCCCAGGCCCCTAGGACTCAGCTGTGCTTCAAGTCACACATAGAGCTTCGATTCTGGCCCTGGCAACCAGGGAATGATTGTCTCGTTTCTGGTAAAACTGTCACTTTGGgaaatttcacttaaaaaaaaaaaaagcccagccaGCTCTTCTGTCAAGCCTTAAACTAAGTGTACCTCACAAGAGATGAACGCCACTTGGCGCCCTTTCTAGGAAGACGTCAGTATTATCCATGTTAAGTGTCACGATGTTTTCTGCACTGAATGAAAAAGAATGATCTTCATAGCTATACCTTAAATACTGTGAtttctgtgttttggttttttttttttttttaaacactctgATATAACTAGTTGACTAGCTTGTGGCCATGTGTCTAATCGCCAATACCTGGAATCCTCTAAGTCAGGGTTCAGTACAGTGTGTGTTCAAAGCCTAGCTCTTGAACCTGTTGGGCACAGAGAAAGCCCAAATAAATAACTGCAGACAGCTGCCCAGGGGTGTGCACCCCTCATGTGTCACTGCCCCCCAAGCTGTGCACGATCTCTTCCCAATGTGTGAATTTGTTCCTTCagtcggtttttttttttttttttttttaaacaagtgcCGGCCAATCTGTTTGTACCCATCTCTGTCAGCCAGGATTTCCTGAACCCTGGCTGGAAATCACCAACTTACATCAGTGTTTCTGTCAGGGCTACTAAGTAGGCATGTTGGGTTAACAGTTCTCCAGTGTTTAGAGAATTGTTAGCTATGAATTATTACCAAAGAATGGTGGTAAGTTGAGCTGTTCCATTAAGTCTCCATGTCATTTCCAATGTCCTGGCCACGTTTCCTCTTGGCGGGTCTTCCTAACTCCCTACAAGGTCCAATGTCACCATCACATTGGAACCCAAGGGGAAGAACCCATGGGGTCTTCCCCTTTCTTGGATTACACACACGAAGACATGCACATTTCCAAAGCAAGGTCTGAGGCCTGCTTCCTGCCACTAGCTCACTACTATCCTTGGTGCCATCTTCTCAGGCCTGGGGGCTTGCAGCCCTTCACCCCTAAGGTAACAGGCCTAAATAGGAATTACTGAGCCGGTACCAGCatcctctccccgccccccagctTGTGGATACAGGGTTATCCAGGACATCAGGAATCAGGGTGAACACAGAAGGGCAAATAGAATTTTCTAGTCACATGAGCTGACTGGTTCCAGGCAATTAGAAAATGGCTATAACgtaatcttaatttaaaaaaaaaaaaaaaaaatcaagtcttcATTTTCTCCATAGGAGACTGAACTGACTGAATGCATTGATTTATATCCTGAATTTATGGGAACCTGTATGTTTGGAACGTCCTACTGTAAGCTGATGAATGTAAAGAGTTAATTTCAGGGTACAGTTTTGCCTTAATGgttttaaacaaataaactatttttaaaaattagttgatTGATTTTGTATGATGTTGGGATATGGCCGGTTTACACAGACCAAGCCCCACGGACTAGCCCCAACAGGGGATGCAGTGAGCATCCAAGTGTCATTGAAAAGGTTGCTCTAACCATTAGCTTACCCTTCAggcttttaattataaaatacgGTACAGAGTCAAGGCTTAAATCATTTCTGAGGTGTTACAGAGGATGTGACGTAACCCTTGCTTACCCTCTGGCCCTCAGAGGCTGATTTCCCTAGACAGATGACATCGTGTTGTTTGGAAGTctgggaaagaaagaagcctCTGTCTTCCCACATGCACATCTACAGAAAGTGTCTACCAGCTGACAAGTGAAGAAGgtcccactccctctctcctggcctccagcTGGATACACCCTGCCGTCTGTCCTCAGGCTTAGCCAGTTCCTCAGTGCCTGAGGCAGGAGGTACTCTCAGTTCAGAGAAGACCGGTGCACAGCTCCCAGAGGATCCTAGCCGAGCCCAGCCCAATGCTTCCCAGGAGACTGTCCCCCTGCCAGTCAGGGACGGCTGGAGTGCTTCTTGCTGGaaccctttctcttctccacatCCTGCTGGATTTCCTGAGGGAAAGCACTGATGTTCTCCTGAACACAGGGGAGGCAGACCCTCTTGGAGTAGAACAGGCTGCAGTCCTGTGAGAGAGAAGAGGGTTGGAACATCAAAGGACTCAGCAATGCCTCCCAGGCAAACCCTCCACAGGTGCAGGGAGAGGCAGCCACCTGAGCCAGGAAGGAGCACCAAGGGCTGGCAATCCCACCTTTAGTTCTGAGGAGCAAGCCCTTGCCATGAAGACAACATCACTAACAATGCATTGTTTAATCCAAGAAAGGGGAAGGTGCCTGTTATTCTTCGGGCCGCCCCTACTGCTTCTTCTTGCTAACTACAGTCCAAATCCCAGGAGTGGCACTTGAGGCCATCAGAGGCTGGCCCCAACCCACCCACCTTTCCTGTTGACCTCAAACACTCCTTCCACAGTTTTCCCTCCGACTGGTGGGACCAGAGGCTCCTGCTATCCCGTACATCAGCCAGACAGCAAAGAGAAGTGACAGCTGTTGGGCATGACCTGTGGCAAGTCCCACTTGGGTGCACTGTACCTGCAGTGGGTGCTCGGGAGTTCTCCGATCCCTGGACTACTCCAAGCCCAACTGCTTAAAGTCTCTCTGCTCACCCGACTGAGACCCTCTAGCTGCCCTCACTGGCCCCTTCCCTTTGTGCTTGTGTCCCAAAGGAGGTCATCTAAGAacccccaccctctctccacCTGGTGATCAGGAGGTTCCCAGATCTTCGAGGCAAAAACCAGGAAGTCCCCAGGTGTACCCACCGGGCCCACACACACCAGCCTGCCACACACACTGCACCGAGAGCCGAGGACTAGAAACCTGGCCTTGTCTGAGGAGAAGGGATCCTTCATGATGTAGCTCTCCTCCAGGAGGCTGCAGGGAGAGGGGACACTCAGTTGTGAACCATGGCagggctgcagcagcagcaggagcctcAGCAGACATGAACTAGTTTCCCTGTACAGCACAGTAATGGCAGAAAGGCTAGCGCCTGGAGGACAGGTGGGAACTGAAAGGTGACCCAGCCTCAGCTCTGCAAGGTTCAGGGGAAGTCTTTCAGTCAACCCCAGAGCCAGCAGGATTCACTAGGTGGCCTTATCAGGTCAGCATGGGACAATCTTCTCTGTCCCAGGCACATCAGAATGAGAGCAACTGAGTGGCATAATCCAGGGAGGCCAAGGAATTGAGCCTGGTCCCCTGCTGCTGTGTCACGAGTCCAGGCCCAGCCAGCTTTCTCACATGATGCTTCATGAAGGCTGAGCCACAATCCAGTAAACAAGCTTGTAACCATCTCTGCTCCCAGCCTCCATGAATCAGAACCTTGGGAAGTTGGTCCTTAGGAACCACTGGGTACCCATCCAGCCCAGAAGTATCACCAGCAGGGACAGAGTGGGACACAGCCCCACATGAAAAAGCCACCaagctcctccattgctgtttgGCCTAGGCCATAAGGCTTCCACCTCATAGACAGAACAAGTCCTTAACAGCTGCAGCCACAGGAAAGGCAGTCCTCCAAGAGTTGAAGAGATTTCTAGCCTTGCCTGGGGCTTCCTTGGGATATGCCTTAGGCATCCAGAACAAGGGCAAGGACTGTGGTCTAAAGCACAACACTCAAACCAGGCGTCGCACTCCACATAGTACCTGCTGACTAATACCGGACAGGGTCTCCTCTGCACTGGCCCAGGATGCATACTCACACAACAGCCTGGGTGTCTGGGGGCTTCTGTCCAACATAGCTGTAAGGAGCTGATAAGGCACAAAGCTGGCACTCAAACATACCCAGGGGGCGGGGCTCTACCTCAGATGCCATCTGCAAGACCAAGAGAGAAGGGTGTCACCATGGGAACCCAAGAACCACCACACTTTAAATTCTGCCGGCTGTTCATATCTCACCCATAAACCGTGAGCGTCCTTGACTAGGGAACTCACAGCAACACCTGGTCAGTGTGACTCGGAATTGCTGAGTGCACAAGACTGACTgggcctagcctgggctacagcagACAGATAGCGTATGATTCACATTCCTACACACTTAAACCGgatactttctttcttatttacatttatttggggggagggagagggttgTGCAGTCATGGAATTCATGAGtcggtcagaagacaactttgcagaaattctttctttctacaaTCTAGGTCCTGGGGATTAACCTTGGGTCATCAGCTTTAAAATGTCTtgaacccctgagccatcttgccagccatcattttaaattatatcgTTATTGACTGATTTTGCATAGGAATGCAATGTGCCACAGTAACAAggtggagtcagttctcacctgTCACCATGTGGGAACTGGAGATCAGGTCAGGCTTGGCGGGAGGCACCTCCACCTGCCagcccatctcaccagccccaatttgGATAATTTCTATAGACTATCTTCAAGCTCAGTGGCTTCATTCGCATCAGCTGACAGGCCCCGTGGAGGCactcttcctctctgtttttgCACTACTATTTCTCTATCTGCTGAAACCCCCATCTGTGTATATCCTTTCCCCTAGCATGTTCAACATGTTAACTGTGCTTGCTTTAAACGCTCCTGCCATAGGTCCATCTAACATCTGCACTGTGTGTGGTTCTATGACTATTTTGATCCTTGGCAACAAAGCTGTTTCTTTGCTCTTCCTTGTGTCTCAATCTGAGTTATAGACTGGGACTTGTTGGTAAGGTGGGAAAGGTAAAAGCAGCATTTAGGACACACAGTGGACATGTAATGCTTGGCCTGTGCTCAATCAACCCAGGACCTGAGGTAGGTTTGGCTTTCCTGGTTCTTCTGCTACACTGGCTACACCTTTACTTGTACTTAGGTGTACTGGCCTCTCGGGTACTATTTAAGGATGGATTCATGTGCCTCCTGCTGATTCCCTTCCCTGGATGCAAGAATCTTCTCTTACCGTAGAGCATACTTTCCTGCCCTACCCAAGTAGTCTGAAAGTTTAGTTCCCTTAGAAGATCCAGGCAGATATATTGGTGCAGCAACCACAGCCTTCCCCAGGTCAGGTTACAGGAAAGTTTTAAAGACTTCAGTTCCACCCTCAGTCTTACCCACCAGCACGCAGTGCAAGCTGGTGAAAAGCCCACGGTGGGTGTTTCTGTGGCTCACTGGGAAGGTTGGGTTGTGAAGGTGGTTTGGATGGCACTCCTCTTATAGTCAAGACCTTGGAGGCCTCACCTCTTGGCAAATTGTTGGGTCAGTGGTCTGGCGGCAACAGCAGCTGTCAGATGAGTTCGAGAAAACACGAGTCTTAGATTTTTATCGAGCTGTATCGGAATTCCTACTAGCCTTTCAAAGTTCCCATCAGCAGCTCCGGCCCCAGCTGCGTACCCTCCTCTAACTCTTTGCGTCCTACAGAACCAGCTTTGGAGCCAGAAGGAGCATGTGCGCGCCTCGGAAACTGACAGATGTCCCGAATGACGTCTAAAACTGAAATTCTATTTTGGGTGTGCGCGAACCTAGCCAGTGGTATCTTCATTCGCACGTCACAGGCCCTCGCCGAGGCTGCTGGGCGCGCTGCCCTTGCAGCAGGTGACAGTCAGGAGACAGTCCTAGGATAGTGCGACTCCGCCAGAGCCTTCTCCTCCCGCTCAGAGTCTCCCTAGGTCAGCAGGGCTCCGCCTGGCGACCGTCTACACCACGGCCCGAGCCACCCGCGCACAGCCCTCCCCGCGCTGAGCCGCGTGTCTAACgcctcttccccatcccccagCTTCCAGAGGCACCGAGGCCAGACCCAGCGAGCCGGGGCACGGAAGGAACACGGTCCAGCTCGCCACGCGCGTTCCAGCGGCACACGGACGGGGAAACTCACCACCTCCCCGCCGAGACCCCCAGAGCGCCTGCGTGGCCCGCCCACAGTACTGGCTGCGCCTGCGCGCCTGCGCGCCACCGCCCTGGATTCGCTGAGGCTCCGCCCTCAATCCCTGGCGTTTGTGCAACAAGACCCTGCGGAAGCTCCACAGTCGCACTGCCCTTTCCCCGGGTTTGCCTCACCGCGCCTAAGCAACTCTACTCGGTCCCAGCCTCCGTAAGCAAGATAAGCCTAAAGAGCGTCCTTCTCCGGGTAGAGCTTTACTGGTCACTTCCGATTCCGCTGCTATCTTCTAGTGATTGTGGATCGCAGCTTGAGAGCTCTCTGGGCTTCTTCAGAAAAAAGCTGTACTGGTgacaaacacaacaaacaaacaaacaaaacctattcTACCTAAATCTTGCCTGGTGAACCAGTGAATTTATTGGGGTTAATTTCTGGGATAAGAGACTCAGGTAACTGCAACATTGAAAATCCTGCCCAGTGGGAGTGATGACTTAAGAGCTGTCACTGGACTTTGTCAGCACGATTTGGAGGTAGTTCCACCTGTCTCCTGCAGCAGTTGCTTACTGTTTTTTGGGTAAGGGGCTTTATGGATATTCTTAACTTAAAAGTTTGGTGAACTTTCTGATTCTTCCTCCTGATCTGCCTACAGGAGGGAATGTTTCCATCTACAGGCTATCTAGCACTTCACTTCTTTTTGTGACTCTGATTTACCCCTCCTTGTTGATGTTACCTGAACCTTGGAAGGAGTTACATAGAAGTCTggttattttcttacatttatggCTGGGCATTGGACGGCGATGCCATAGGGATAGgcatttattcattcagttaTTTGACTGGCTTTGAGTCTCCTCAGTAACTACCACAGACTGTAAAAAAGAAATTTCCTCCACACCTGTGGCTGAAGTAATCTGTGGGTAAGAAATATAAGTATTTGGAAGGCATGTCtgttcatttaacaaaacaaTTACAGTAGTCTCCCCACTGGTGCCTATGACCACTAGCCACAAGTTTTTGTGCAGGTATATAATGCCAAACATGGGTTCCTGCCTGTGACAcctcaaatccaaccagaaagtacCATCTACATCCACACTGGTTTACCGCTATCGTACCAGCAGACATGCTTTGCCTGGCATAGCAACGTAATAGAATCCATAACTAAATAGGACCCTTGGCAATAATTCTCCCTTAGCAGCCTAGACTCCCCAGCAGGTTTAGCCTGATTTCTCCATATCCTGCAATAtatgagtatttttatttaattttgacacACAGTCAACAATAGTGGAAATTGCCTTTCTAGTTTCTGGGACTTAAAGGGTTTCCTTGGCTAGCAACTCATAGGGACATAACCTGCCTTTAACAGtatgagattttctttcttttcctttcctttccttttcttttccttcttttcttctctttctttctttctctctttctttcttatttgtttgtttgtatgagtacactgtcactggcttcagacaccccagaagaaggcatcagatcccattatagatggttgtgagccaccatgtggttgctgagaattcaACTCAGGAATCCTGgaagagccttctctccagccccctggggGAATTTCCTTTCAACAGTCTTGCTGCTTCTGGGAATGTCTTTCCACCCACTCGAGATGCACTCCTTACTCCATAACATGTCTTAGTGTTCTTCCAGATACATCTCCAAATCTCTAAGACAGTGGCAAGCACTGTATCAAATATGGAGTAAAATGTTCTTATGGAAGAGGGGCAGAATCTCTGACAAACAAGTGGCAGAAGAGCTTGAGATTAAGCAGCAAGAAGGATTCTATAACAAAGCCATTAGCAATGTTCAGCACAACACAAAACAACTGGACCACTGAGTACTCAGCTCTCAGTGGGACATCCTTATCATCCTCACCCCCAGTGAGGCTCAAGGAATGTCTCAGAAGAAGGGGTGGGGCATTTATGCAATGCTGTATTCTGGGCATGCCATGGCCATTGGCCTCATGAGCTTGCGGCAGCTATGGTTACTTATACGAACCTACATAAGACCAAGCCAGGTAACATCACAGCATGGATTGGGGAGGGACTCATGTGGCTCGACCCTATTGGAGGAGTTATTGGTGATTGATGGCTATTGGGGAAGGAGGAATCATTTCTTTGGGGGTATGGCCACTGGTAAGTTGGTCATGGTCCTAAACCCATATACTTCTAGGGTAGACTCTggatgaagacagagaaggagtTGGAAGCATGAACATGGGAAGAGGGAGTGTGGGGGAaatgcaggagtgggtggatttgAGAGATATTGCATACTTGTATGCAATTGTCCAAgaacaaactttaaaataaagctgAATATGGtgatgcaagcctttaatcccagcactggggaagcagagacagacagatctctgtgagttcaatactaccctggcctacatagtaagttccaaacCAACCAGAACTACATAATGaggtcctgtttcaaaaaaagaaaaaaaagtatataatgCTATCCAGGTGAGTCTTAAAAGCCTATCAAAGAGCCAGGTGGTAATGGGACAtgtctttagttccagcattttataggcagaggtaggcagatctctgtaagttagaggccagcctagcctacagagcaagtctggtcccaggacagccagggatacacaaagagaaacgctgtctcaaaacaaacaaataaaaataaatctcttgttttaaaaaaggTTCTCGGAGGAGGCTGATGTGAATATAGTGCCGCCTCGGCCTCGGCTGTGTACTTCCCTTCTCTGGCCCTCAGCGTTCAAGGCAGCCACAGAAATGTCTTGATCCTTTTCACAGAAATCACTGCACAGGTCATAGAAGAAATCTCAAATTTAATtcatataaaacttaaaagtgGCATCAACATAAAGGCACGTGCTTCTGAGTAACAAAGTAACAACTGTTAGCCCTTGTTCTTCTTGAACAGTAAACCACATTTCCTTACTCCTAAATAATCTATCAAGTCATAAATACAATAACCAAATGCCCGAGTCATCAGACACATTGTTATATTCAGTCCGTAGAAGGTGCACCATATTTCAACATGGACCTTTGTGCACCTTTGTTGACAACAGGTGCCTCTCTTGGTCATAAAATGTTACCAGGTGCTTTGGTGATGCACGGTCTGAGGGAGTTAAGTGGGATGCTTCAGGTCCTTGTCCCCTGCTTTCTCATCTCTGCATTCTCAAACTCTAAAGCAAATTCTGGAAGTCCCCAGGGGACCCCTCTAGCCCTGGCCTGCAGGAGGACTTGAGGAGAGGCTTCTCAGGGGTGGTCTGCAGAGGAGACCTCCAGGAAGGCTGACAGTCTGTTTCTGTCTAGAGGCTGCTTGACTGTGGCCGAATCCACGATGGGACCTTGCCAGCTCTTTCCCTTGAAGCTGGGTCTCAAAATGAGTGGCTGCCACTCTGCCCCACTGCTGCAAGCTCCCACAAAAGGAGCACTGCCTCTGAACCAGGAGTCACAGAATCCCATCCAGAGAAAATCCCACCTTAccatcctcttctctcccccgATATGCCTCACTGTTCATGCTCTTGTTCCCAAGATCAGGGCCCGGCGTGGGGATGCTTCAGATGTGGAGGTGTGCTTGGCTGAGCCATCAGGCACTCTTTAGTCCCCTCGACAAACATAAGTCATGTTTGGGACACTCTTGGCTTGTAGCCCTTCCGACCGTCACCCATCAGACAACAAGATAAATCATTTTCTTCCCGTTGATGTTTCTGGCCTTCAGCCCCAGGAACCGGCGAGTATTCTTCTCTGGCTGCCCATAGAGCATGTCGACAAAGAAGCCGGATTGGTCTTTGTCTCTAAATCGGGAGGTGAGAAAGTCAAACCCAGATTTTAGCCTGTTGCACAAATAGGTTACAGCCTCGGCCTCATCGGACGGCTCCTCGTATGCAGGCTGCTTCATCTCATCATAGGCAGACAGAATCACTGCCTGAAACAAGTTGATGAAGATACAAATCATCACCAACATGAAAGACGACAGAAACAGGACCCCGAGAGCCTTGTTGCCGGAAAACTCTGTGTTCTGAAAGGCTGACACGCAGTAGGAGAAGATGGTCTGGGTGGCGTGAATCATGTTGCTGTAATTCCATTCATGCTGACCAAACACCACGTACCCAAAAGCTACATACATGAAGGAAAACATAGACACCACCAAAGCCATGTGGCAGATACCAGGAAGGGCGGCCTGGATGGCCTTCTGAGCCAGGCGCACATTATAGAAGAACCTAGAATACCTGAGTGTCTTCAGTATGGTGAGAAACAACAGGAAAGCCAAGATGATCCTCATGAAGTGATCAACCCGAGAAATGGCATGGAAGGGTGTGAAGGCTTCAGGGTCAGCGAGGTGAAACCGGGCCATTTTGGTGGCCAGGAGGTGCTTCCAAAAGAAAAGCACTATCAGGAGAGTGAACATGCACTTGAGAGAGAGGTTGAGCAGATTGTACACGCTCTTTACATAGGAGGCTTTCTCTTGCATGATGATGTAGCCTTCGTCCACAACATaggcacaaaagaaaataagaatggcGGTGTACAGGTAGATTTCTGCTGAGGTGTTTCTATTGAAATCAGCCAGTGAGAAGGAATACACAGAGAGGCTGGAGTTGACAACCCCTAAGGGAGAGACTTCGAATACAACCGAAATGCTACACATCAGACTGGTGTCTGGATTCAGAGTGGTCAGTTCCACGATCACGGCCCATGTCAGCTCGTCGAGCCAATTCTTTCCCTCAAGTTCCTTGAGCCTTACTGTGGAATTAAACATCTGCTGTTCTGGAAAGAAGTAGAATGCATACCCTCCAGAACCGTAGGTGTTTAATGCTCCATAGGAATAATACACCCATTTCTTCCCCAGAGGCTTATAAGTAAACCCATTGCTGGCTTTGTCTGTAGACCGCTTGCCAGCCTTATTCCAGACACTGGAATAGTGTTGTGTGTCTTCTGGGTCAATGCCATACTGTGGATGACAACGGATTTCCCCTGCAACGCTGCTCTGCACAAACTTCTTGGCCAACAGACACGTCTTGTTGCTAGGTTTGGCCCTTACCTGCCTCATGAGTGGAAGGCCAAGGATTTTAGATGAGCTGTCTGGAAGGAACGTTGGGTTTGGGTCGTTGTGTAACAAAGGCAGGAGTACGCCACTGAGCCATTTATAGATATCTCCCAGCTTCATCACAGTGTCGAGATCCATGGAGAACCGATGGCGAATAAACTGGTTATAGTAGAAGCTATCGTTGTGGCGCAGTGAGAAAATGAGCAACAGGAGAAGGGTCAGGAATATGAAGTGAGTCACAAGGTAGCTCAGGAACAAGAAGGACCTCCTCCGGATCCTGTTCTTCCGCCTGAGGATTTGGATTTTGTCCTCAGAGATGGGCTGGTACATGCCCAAGCTTCGGACGTAGGCCATGTCCTCATGaagctcctccatctcctctaGGGTCATCTTCAACTCGTGCAGCCTGATTTCTGAGTAATGGTACTTGCTTGACCACGAGAGGTTCTTACAGTACTTGGGCTTTTGGGTCCTGGTGCCTGACCTCAGTAGAATATTGCATGGTTGTACGAGGAACACAGACTGACAGAAGGAACAGAACGATGCAAAGAGCCACTCTACTGACTTCTTGTAGCCATAAGTCAGGCCGTAAAATACAATAAAGAATGATGATATACCGGAAGTAGCGAACACCAAAAACCAGGCTATATAAACACACCACCTGGGCAGGATAATCTGGGTCTTCTTTTTAACAGACTCAGTAGTGtgcatttgggaagaggaagctTTCGGGGGTACATCTTCACTGTCTACTAGGTTATTGTTACTGAAGTTCTTATTGGACATTTGGGTGTCTGCTTTCTCATGCTTCTGTGAGGTTTCAAAGTCCTTTTTCTTGGGAGCAGAGGTGGACATGGCAGCTTTACTCGGAAGAGCCTTCATTTCATATTCATGCCATTTGTTCAATCGCTGTTTCCAGGACAGACCTTCCTCTGACATCAGGGGGTGCTTCTGAGGTGCCACTTTGTCTAGAGTCACTTTAGGATTCTTCTGGGAATAGGTGAAGAAAAAAGTTATCAATAATTGCACAGGAATTGTGATTAAGACGCTTTCGATTCCTATCACCATCGATCTGATGATATACCCATGTCTGGACTCAACTTGCTCCTTTCTGTCCAGGTTAAAAAACATGATATTACAAACGAGAGAGCTTAGCAACGTGGCCAAGCAGCAGGACAGCCTCTGGAGCCTGTTGAATGGTTTGGGGGCAATGTCCGTGAAAATGGAGAACCACATGTGGTTTTTCCCGAGCTTATCACTCAGATCAATCAAGAAGAAATCTTTCCTTTTCAGAGGCTCATCCGGATTGGTGACAGAAAATGTTGCATCCAAAGTGGTGTCCACAGAGAGCCACCTCCGGCACACAAAAAGCCAAATGCGCTTGTGGAAGAGATTTTCTACTTTGATTCGACTTAGGTACCAGCTAGGTGCTTCACCCGAATTGTCATGCCACACTCGGATGGAATGAATGTCCCCCAAGTCATTTTTTGTCGTTAGGAGGAAAGTATTGATACTTCCTCGGTATAGGGTTTTAAAATATGGATGGCTTAAACAGTGGACGTCACTGGTACTCTCCGTTCC
Coding sequences within:
- the LOC116077404 gene encoding cysteine-rich DPF motif domain-containing protein 1 isoform X4, encoding MKIPLASCCCRQTTDPTICQEMASEVEPRPLGMFECQLCALSAPYSYVGQKPPDTQAVVLLEESYIMKDPFSSDKARFLVLGSRCSVCGRLVCVGPDCSLFYSKRVCLPCVQENISAFPQEIQQDVEKRKGSSKKHSSRP
- the LOC116077404 gene encoding cysteine-rich DPF motif domain-containing protein 1 isoform X5, coding for MASEVEPRPLGMFECQLCALSAPYSYVGQKPPDTQAVVLLEESYIMKDPFSSDKARFLVLGSRCSVCGRLVCVGPDCSLFYSKRVCLPCVQENISAFPQEIQQDVEKRKGSSKKHSSRP